ACCAGCCGGTCGGCAGGAAGTAGCGGCCCCCCGGGAGCCGCGACGGCGCGGTGGAACCGGTTCTGGGCCTCCCAGAGATCGAGGGAGAGGTCCAGGCTGTCCGCCACGTCCAGCAGGCCAAGAGCCCGTCGCACCAGACCCTCGTCCGCCCCCCCCGCCCCCTCCCAGACCCAGGCCGTGACCGCGTCCGTTAGGCGCCGCTGCACCGGCGTCACGTCCAGGGCGACCTCGAACCGCCGGGCCCGCTCCAGGATTTCCCGCAGGCGGGCCGGGTCCCCCTGGCCCTCCACGAGCCGGGTCGCCTCCTGCTCCAGGACCTCCTGGAGGACCGCCCGGGCGACGACCTGAAAGGCCTCCGGCAGGTGCGCGTCCATTTCGCGCAGCAACTCCATCTGCCGCGCGTTGGCATCGTAGAGCCGCCGGCAGGCCTGGGTGAACTCTGCCCGCGGCCCCGCCGTCACCAGGGCGAGGATCGTCCGGCGCTTCTCCAGGAAGAGGTCCCGGAGGGTGTAGTAGGTGGACTCGAAATGGTGGTCCAGGGCCCGGACCACCTCCGTGAGGGACTGCCGGGCGAACCTGCCGAAGAGGTCCTCCCGGACCCCCTCCAGCCCGGCGAGGTCCGGCGCTCCCCGAAGCGAGCAGTGGAAGTCGGACCCGCCGAAGTGCAGGACGGCGAAGGCGGCCTCCTCGCTCTCGGCGGTCACCTCGGAGGTCACCCGGACCTGCCCCACCGCCAGCATCGCCCGGCCATCCGTCTCCCGCCGGTAGTCCGTGGACCGGCACTGGAACGCGTGGATCCGGCTCTCCTGCGGGTACTCCTCGAAAAGGGAGGTGATGGCGTAGTGGGCGATGACGCGCCGCAGGTCCACCTGGGCCGGCCGAGCGAGGCGGCGGTAGGCGGTGGCGCCATCCCCCACGTCGGGGAGGTTGCTCTCCGCCCGGCTCAGGATCCGGAGGAACCCCTCCTCCAGGGGCTCCCGCGTGAAGTGGCGAGCCAGGTGGAGCGCCCGGGCGGCCTGCTTCAGGATCAGGACCGTCTCGAGCCCCGAGACCTCGTCGAAGAACCAGCCGCAGGAGGTGTACATGAGGAGGCGATGGCGCTGGAGCTCCAGGAGCATCCGGGCCTCCACCCACTCGGACGGGGAGAGGGCCCGCTTGGCGTGGCGGCCGAGGAAGGCCTCCACCTGCTCCCGCGAGCGGTCCAGGACCACGTCGATGTACGCGTCCCGGGCCGCCCAGGGGTCCCGCAGGAGGGCCCCCGCCTTCTCCTCGTAGAGCAGGTCCAGCGCCTCCCGGAGGGAGTCCAGGGCTTCCCGGAGCGGCCCCCGCCACCGCTGGTGCCAGCCGGGACCCCGCCCGGCTCGACACCCGCAGTCGCTACGCCAGCGCTCGATCCCGTGGGGGCAGGACCAGGCCGTGTTGGGGAGAACCTCGACCTCAAGGACCGGCGGGTGCCGCTCGAGGAACTCCCCGTAGTTGGTCAGGTGGACCTCCCCCCCCTCCCGAATCGCGTGCAGGGCGGAGGCGAGGGCCATGTCCCCGAACCGGTGGTGGTGGCCGTAGGACTCGCCGTCGGCCGCCACGTGCACCAACTGGATGCCTGGCCGGTCCGGGGCGAAGGCCCCGAGGAGCCGCGCCGCCAGGGCCTGCCCGCTCGCGAGGAGGCCCTCGAAGGCGATGGCGCGGGAGAGGGGCTCGTCGTAGAAAAAGACGGCCAGCGA
The nucleotide sequence above comes from Candidatus Methylomirabilis sp.. Encoded proteins:
- a CDS encoding DUF3536 domain-containing protein translates to MWLPETAVDLETLTLLAEHGIAFTILAPHQAARVRPLGGGEWRDVQGSGLDSRQPYRVSLPGSRSLAVFFYDEPLSRAIAFEGLLASGQALAARLLGAFAPDRPGIQLVHVAADGESYGHHHRFGDMALASALHAIREGGEVHLTNYGEFLERHPPVLEVEVLPNTAWSCPHGIERWRSDCGCRAGRGPGWHQRWRGPLREALDSLREALDLLYEEKAGALLRDPWAARDAYIDVVLDRSREQVEAFLGRHAKRALSPSEWVEARMLLELQRHRLLMYTSCGWFFDEVSGLETVLILKQAARALHLARHFTREPLEEGFLRILSRAESNLPDVGDGATAYRRLARPAQVDLRRVIAHYAITSLFEEYPQESRIHAFQCRSTDYRRETDGRAMLAVGQVRVTSEVTAESEEAAFAVLHFGGSDFHCSLRGAPDLAGLEGVREDLFGRFARQSLTEVVRALDHHFESTYYTLRDLFLEKRRTILALVTAGPRAEFTQACRRLYDANARQMELLREMDAHLPEAFQVVARAVLQEVLEQEATRLVEGQGDPARLREILERARRFEVALDVTPVQRRLTDAVTAWVWEGAGGADEGLVRRALGLLDVADSLDLSLDLWEAQNRFHRAVAAPGGPLLPADRLVPLGRRLGFAEEYLAGLMRPGVRTTLPAAS